The proteins below are encoded in one region of Aquisphaera giovannonii:
- a CDS encoding WD40/YVTN/BNR-like repeat-containing protein, whose amino-acid sequence MSGVRVLVGTRKGAFTLTADGTRDRWEVSGPHFAGWEIYHLKGCASDPNRIYASQSSGWFGQVLQRSDDGGKTWTPPGGGVTKSPEGFPMGESNRFVYDTSPETGKPLTTHMWYDGTQHPWEFKRVWHLEPSLHDPDTVYAGVEDAALFRSTDGGHTWHELSGLRGHESGPSWQPGAGGMGLHTILLDPTRPNRIFVAISAAGVFRTDDGGQTWTPANRGLNSQFMPDPNAEVGHCVHRIALHPSRPDTLYMQKHWDVMRTDDAGGNWREVSGNLPSDFGFPIDVHAHEPETVYVVPIKSDSEHYPPEGKLRVYRSKTGGGEWEPLTEGLPQRDCYVNVLRDAMCVDALDPCGVYFGTTGGQVYGSRDGGDHWTPIVRDLPPVLSVEVQELP is encoded by the coding sequence ATGAGCGGAGTACGGGTCCTCGTCGGGACGCGCAAGGGCGCCTTCACGCTGACGGCCGACGGCACGCGGGATCGGTGGGAGGTCAGCGGCCCCCACTTCGCGGGCTGGGAGATCTATCACCTCAAGGGGTGCGCGTCGGATCCAAATCGGATCTACGCCTCCCAGTCGAGCGGCTGGTTCGGCCAGGTCCTCCAGCGGTCCGACGACGGCGGGAAGACGTGGACGCCGCCCGGCGGCGGGGTGACGAAGTCGCCCGAGGGTTTCCCGATGGGCGAGAGCAATCGCTTCGTCTACGACACGTCGCCGGAGACCGGAAAGCCGCTGACGACCCACATGTGGTACGACGGCACCCAGCACCCGTGGGAATTCAAGCGGGTCTGGCACCTGGAGCCCTCCCTCCACGACCCGGACACGGTCTACGCCGGGGTGGAGGACGCGGCCCTCTTCCGCTCGACCGACGGCGGCCACACCTGGCATGAGCTCTCCGGCCTGCGCGGGCACGAATCGGGCCCGAGCTGGCAGCCGGGGGCCGGCGGCATGGGTCTGCACACGATCCTCCTGGACCCGACCCGGCCGAATCGGATCTTCGTCGCCATCTCCGCGGCCGGCGTCTTCCGGACCGACGACGGGGGCCAGACCTGGACGCCGGCCAACCGCGGGCTCAATTCCCAGTTCATGCCGGACCCCAACGCCGAGGTCGGCCACTGCGTCCACCGGATCGCCCTGCACCCGTCGCGGCCGGACACGCTCTACATGCAGAAGCACTGGGACGTGATGCGGACGGACGACGCCGGCGGCAACTGGCGGGAGGTCAGCGGCAACCTGCCGTCCGACTTCGGCTTCCCGATCGACGTCCACGCCCACGAGCCGGAGACCGTCTACGTCGTCCCGATCAAGAGCGACTCCGAGCACTACCCGCCCGAGGGCAAGCTCCGCGTCTACCGCAGCAAGACCGGCGGCGGGGAGTGGGAGCCGCTGACGGAGGGCCTCCCCCAGCGCGACTGCTACGTCAACGTCCTCCGCGACGCCATGTGCGTGGACGCGCTGGACCCCTGCGGCGTCTACTTCGGCACGACCGGCGGCCAGGTCTACGGCTCGCGCGACGGCGGCGACCACTGGACGCCCATCGTCCGGGACCTCCCGCCGGTCCTCTCCGTCGAGGTGCAGGAGCTGCCATGA
- a CDS encoding DNA adenine methylase: MANAGPGSPQAEELPPRAASYPLLRYMGSKHRLLPWIHGVLRTLDFETAADPFVGGGCVAYLLKAMGKSVVASDFLNFPTVLAAATVANSHARIDGATLEKLLSARPSGPRFIEETFAGIFFAPDDLRFLDRVAANLEDLDDAHLQALARSALIRSCLKKQPRGVFTISGDLSRHDDGRRDLRLSLEEHFVEQVAIFNRLVFDNGRPQVVQHADVFDLEPAGLDLVYLDPPYVPRSDDNCYMKRYHFLEGLSCYWRGMTVMHGSRVKKLPKPYTPFSYRKTAADAFDRLFAHFRGSTIVLSYSSNGFPDLSELERLLARYKGRITVHEKLHRYHFGTHGGVARAVVSEYLLVGR, encoded by the coding sequence ATGGCCAACGCCGGGCCGGGGTCGCCCCAGGCCGAGGAATTGCCGCCCCGCGCGGCGTCGTACCCCCTGCTCCGCTACATGGGCTCGAAGCATCGCCTCCTGCCGTGGATCCACGGCGTCCTCCGGACGCTCGACTTCGAGACCGCCGCGGACCCGTTCGTCGGCGGCGGCTGCGTGGCGTACCTGCTGAAGGCGATGGGCAAGTCCGTCGTCGCCTCCGACTTCCTGAACTTCCCGACCGTCCTGGCGGCCGCGACGGTCGCCAACAGCCACGCCCGGATCGACGGCGCCACCCTGGAGAAGCTCCTCTCGGCGCGTCCAAGCGGCCCTCGCTTCATCGAGGAGACGTTCGCCGGCATCTTCTTCGCTCCGGACGACCTCCGGTTCCTGGACCGCGTGGCGGCGAACCTCGAGGACCTGGACGATGCCCATCTCCAGGCCCTGGCCCGCTCGGCCCTCATCCGATCGTGCCTGAAGAAGCAGCCCCGCGGCGTCTTCACGATCTCCGGCGACCTCTCACGCCACGACGACGGCCGCCGCGACCTGCGGCTCTCGCTGGAAGAGCATTTCGTCGAGCAGGTGGCCATCTTCAACCGGCTCGTCTTCGACAACGGCAGGCCTCAGGTTGTGCAGCACGCGGACGTCTTCGACCTGGAGCCCGCCGGCCTCGACCTCGTCTACCTCGATCCGCCCTACGTCCCGCGCTCCGACGACAACTGCTACATGAAGCGATATCATTTCCTCGAAGGACTGTCCTGCTACTGGCGAGGGATGACCGTCATGCACGGGAGCCGGGTGAAGAAGCTCCCGAAGCCGTACACGCCGTTCAGCTACCGGAAGACGGCCGCGGACGCCTTCGATCGGCTATTCGCCCACTTCCGAGGCTCGACGATCGTCCTTTCATACAGCTCGAACGGCTTCCCCGATCTGTCCGAATTGGAGCGGCTCCTCGCCCGGTACAAGGGACGGATCACGGTCCACGAGAAGCTCCATCGTTACCATTTCGGCACCCACGGCGGCGTCGCCCGGGCGGTCGTCTCCGAGTACCTTTTGGTCGGTCGCTGA
- a CDS encoding MoaD/ThiS family protein has protein sequence MIRVVLPYHLRNMAMVEGDVTLDVDSPPTLRSVLDALEDRFPVLRGTIRDHDTLRRRPFLRFFACAKDYSLDPPETPLPEPVAAGVEPFLIVGAIAGG, from the coding sequence ATGATCCGCGTCGTCCTCCCCTACCACCTGCGGAACATGGCGATGGTCGAGGGGGACGTGACGCTCGACGTCGACTCCCCGCCGACCCTGCGTTCGGTCCTCGACGCGCTCGAGGACCGCTTCCCCGTCCTCCGCGGCACGATCCGCGACCACGACACCCTCCGCCGCCGGCCGTTCCTCCGCTTCTTCGCCTGCGCGAAGGACTACTCGCTCGACCCGCCGGAGACCCCTCTTCCCGAGCCCGTCGCGGCGGGCGTCGAGCCGTTCCTGATCGTCGGGGCGATCGCCGGGGGCTGA